Proteins encoded together in one Epinephelus moara isolate mb chromosome 2, YSFRI_EMoa_1.0, whole genome shotgun sequence window:
- the rps25 gene encoding 40S ribosomal protein S25, with translation MPPKQDKKKDTGKSKKDKDPVNKSGGKAKKKKWSKGKVRDKLNNLVLFDKATYDKLYKEVPNYKLITPAVVSERLKIRGSLARNALQELLAKGMIKLVSKHRAQLIYTRNTKGGDEEAAAEKS, from the exons atg CCTCCCAAGCAAGACAAGAAGAAGGACACTGGGAAGTCCAAGAAGGACAAGGACCCAGTCAACAAGTCCGGAGGCAAAGCCAAGAAGAAG AAGTGGTCCAAGGGAAAAGTGAGGGATAAGCTCAACAACCTGGTCCTGTTCGACAAGGCAACCTACGACAAGTTGTACAAAGAAGTCCCCAACTACAAGCTCATCACCCCTGCCGTCGTGTCTGAGAGGCTGAAGATCCGTGGCTCCCTGGCCAGGAATGCCCTCCAGGAGCTGCTTGCCAAAG GCATGATCAAGCTGGTGTCCAAACACAGAGCACAGCTGATTTACACACGTAACACCAAGGGTGGAGAtgaggaggcagcagcagagaaatCATAA
- the sgcg gene encoding gamma-sarcoglycan codes for MVREQYVTTTQGSSSPRPVPEHVYKIGIYGWRKRCLYLFVLLLIIILVVNFALTIWILRVMWFNTEGMGLLQVNSDGVKLDEGESEFLFPVYAEEIHSREDSSLLVHSSENVSLNARNENGDVTGRISVGPKEAQGHARNLLINSHNDNMLFTADGDQAVIGPDKLRVTGPEGALFQHSVEVPLLKSELLKDLRLESPTRSLSMDAPKGVHLKALAGNIEAASNMDVILQSSIGLLVLDAETVRMPSLPLSEGGVSGNAQGLYEVCVCPSGKLFLSKAGVTSTCSENQEC; via the exons ATGGTGCGGGAGCAGTATGTCACCACCACCCAGGGCAGCAGCTCGCCCAGGCCGGTGCCCGAACACGTCTACAAGATCGGCATCTATGGCTGGAGGAAGCGCTGCCTCTACCTGTTTGTCCTGCTGCTCATCATCATCCTGGTAGTCAACTTCGCCCTCACCATCTGGATCCTCAGGGTGATGTGGTTCAACACG GAAGGAATGGGACTCTTACAAGTAAACTCAGACGGGGTCAAGCTAGACGAGGGGGAGTCTGAGTTTCTTTTCCCTGTCTACGCTGAGGAGATCCACTCCAGAGAA GACTCTTCACTTCTAGTGCACTCATCGGAAAATGTTTCCCTTAATGCCCGCAATGAAAACGGTGATGTCACGGGGCGGATATCTGTGG gCCCAAAAGAGGCTCAGGGACACGCTCGGAATCTGCTCATTAACTCCCACAATGACAACATGCTGTTCACTGCAGATGGCGACCAGGCTGTGATTGGACCAGACAAACTACGAGTCACAG GACCTGAAGGAGCATTGTTCCAGCATTCAGTGGAGGTGCCACTGCTGAAATCTGAACTGCTGAAAGATCTGAG GTTGGAGTCTCCTACCCGCTCCCTCAGTATGGACGCGCCAAAAGGAGTTCATCTCAAAGCGCTGGCTGGCAACATCGAGGCTGCTTCCAACATGGATGTTATCCTGCAGTCGAGTATAGGGCTG CTGGTACTGGATGCTGAGACGGTGCGCATGCCGAGCCTGCCCCTGAGCGAAGGAGGGGTTTCTGGAAACGCTCAGGGTCTTTACGAGGTCTGCGTCTGTCCCAGCGGCAAGCTCTTCCTGTCCAAGGCTGGGGTCACCTCCACTTGCAGCGAGAATCAGGAGTGCTAG